A single Anabrus simplex isolate iqAnaSimp1 chromosome 10, ASM4041472v1, whole genome shotgun sequence DNA region contains:
- the LOC136881814 gene encoding cuticle protein 18.7-like: MKCLVVLCAIAAVAVAKPGYLPGGIAGLAGLAGVGAPLVAAGYAGPIAVPAITAGGVPVDTPEVQVARAAHAAAHAAAGNAAAAAAAAPGGAILAARGVVVGAPAVYAGPQHVPVLTAAGVPVDTPDVQAARAAHAVAQATSAAAAAAGSGGAILAARGVVVGAPAVYAGPQHIPVLTAGGVPVDTPEVQAARAADAAAHLAAKARLG; the protein is encoded by the exons ATGAAGTGCCTG GTCGTACTCTGTGCCATTGCCGCCGTCGCCGTCGCTAAGCCCGGATACCTCCCTGGAGGTATTGCCGGCCTCGCCGGACTTGCCGGTGTGGGTGCTCCCCTGGTCGCCGCAGGCTATGCTGGCCCCATCGCAGTCCCCGCCATCACCGCTGGCGGTGTCCCTGTCGACACTCCTGAGGTGCAGGTAGCTCGTGCCGCCCACGCCGCCGCTCATGCTGCCGCCGGTAACGCTGCCGCCGCCGCTGCTGCTGCTCCTGGCGGTGCCATCCTTGCCGCCCGTGGTGTAGTTGTCGGTGCCCCCGCTGTGTACGCCGGACCTCAGCACGTCCCTGTCCTCACCGCCGCAGGTGTCCCTGTTGACACCCCTGACGTGCAGGCTGCCCGCGCCGCTCACGCTGTCGCTCAGGCTACTTCCGCCGCTGCCGCTGCTGCCGGTTCCGGTGGCGCCATCCTGGCCGCCCGTGGAGTAGTTGTCGGCGCCCCCGCAGTGTACGCTGGACCCCAGCACATCCCCGTCCTCACCGCCGGAGGTGTCCCCGTTGACACCCCCGAGGTCCAGGCCGCTAGAGCTGCCGACGCTGCCGCCCATCTCGCCGCTAAGGCTCGACTGGGTTAG